Proteins encoded within one genomic window of Haladaptatus sp. QDMS2:
- a CDS encoding amidohydrolase, whose translation MTTLQITGGKVLLPDLSVEDADVLVDQDAGTILAVGDVEAGDETLDVSGSLVMPGLVNAHCHAAMTLLRGYADDKPLMDWLQEDIWPAEAQLTPEDVRVGTELGIVEMLKAGVTTFADMYFEVPEVSAAVEDLGVRARIGHGIVTIGKDEDDAWDDIEESIEVASEFDGAAGGRIKTAVMPHSLTTVGEEYYREFLPEVREAGLPVHYHANETLGEVEPIVEEHGERPIEYAADLGMLDAGDFFAHGVHLDETEISVLAAHDASVVHCPASNMKLASGMAPVQALRDAGVTVALGTDGAASNNDLDLFDEMRDAAMLGKLATGDASAVPAEAVVEMATQGGADALGFDVGRIEAGAKADFAVVDFEAPHLTPAHDYVSHLAYAVRGSDVRHTVCDGHILMRDRDVLVCDEAAVRERAAEHAAALVDRA comes from the coding sequence ATGACCACGCTCCAGATTACCGGCGGGAAGGTCCTCCTGCCGGACCTCTCGGTCGAAGACGCAGACGTGCTCGTAGACCAGGACGCGGGCACGATTCTCGCTGTGGGCGACGTCGAAGCAGGCGACGAGACCTTAGACGTCTCCGGGTCGCTCGTCATGCCGGGGCTCGTGAACGCCCACTGCCACGCCGCGATGACCCTGCTCCGGGGCTACGCCGACGACAAGCCGCTCATGGACTGGCTCCAGGAGGACATCTGGCCGGCAGAGGCGCAGTTGACGCCCGAAGACGTGCGCGTCGGGACCGAGTTGGGCATCGTGGAGATGCTCAAGGCTGGCGTCACGACGTTCGCGGATATGTACTTCGAGGTGCCCGAAGTTTCGGCGGCAGTCGAGGACCTCGGCGTCCGCGCCCGCATCGGCCACGGAATCGTGACCATCGGCAAGGACGAGGACGACGCCTGGGACGACATCGAGGAATCCATCGAGGTGGCCTCCGAGTTCGACGGCGCGGCAGGCGGGCGCATCAAGACGGCAGTGATGCCACACAGTCTCACGACGGTCGGCGAGGAGTACTACCGCGAGTTCCTGCCCGAGGTGCGCGAGGCGGGGCTTCCGGTCCACTACCACGCGAACGAGACGTTAGGTGAAGTCGAGCCAATCGTGGAGGAGCACGGCGAGCGTCCAATCGAGTACGCCGCAGACCTCGGGATGCTCGACGCGGGCGACTTCTTCGCCCACGGCGTGCACCTGGACGAGACCGAGATTTCGGTGCTCGCAGCCCACGACGCCTCGGTCGTCCACTGCCCGGCGTCGAACATGAAGCTCGCGAGCGGGATGGCCCCCGTGCAGGCACTCCGCGATGCGGGCGTGACCGTCGCGCTCGGCACCGACGGCGCGGCCTCGAACAACGACTTAGACCTGTTCGACGAGATGCGCGACGCGGCCATGCTCGGGAAACTCGCCACCGGTGATGCGAGCGCCGTCCCCGCCGAGGCCGTCGTGGAGATGGCGACGCAGGGTGGCGCGGACGCCCTCGGGTTCGACGTGGGACGCATCGAGGCGGGGGCGAAAGCCGACTTCGCCGTCGTGGACTTCGAGGCTCCGCACCTGACTCCGGCCCACGACTACGTGAGCCACCTCGCCTACGCCGTCCGCGGGTCTGACGTGCGCCACACCGTCTGCGACGGACATATCCTCATGCGCGACCGCGATGTGCTCGTCTGCGACGAGGCCGCGGTGCGCGAGCGGGCGGCAGAACACGCCGCAGCGCTCGTCGACCGCGCCTGA
- a CDS encoding adenosylhomocysteinase has protein sequence MSDAYPPVSEHLDDVEAARKEGRRKMDWALQHMPILQALRETYKAEKPFAGQVIGMAMHVEAKTANLVELLALGGAEVAITGCNPLSTHDDVSAALDNNDNITSYAVRGVDSDEYYDAIEAVIAHAPTITVDDGMDMVAAIHENHPELIDSIIGGAEETTTGVHRLRAMDRDGELKYPIFAVNDTPMKRLFDNIHGTGESSLATIAMTTNLSYAGKTVVVAGYGYCGKGVAKKAAGQNAHVVVTEVDPRRALEAHMEGYEVMPMADAAEVGDVFITTTGNRDVITESHFEVMKDGVLLANAGHFDVEINLDQLEAMAANVYEARDGVMAYELEDGRDLNVLAEGRLVNLASPIALGHPVEVMDQSFGVQAVVVEELVENAEKYDAGVHDVPDELDRRVAEIKLDAEGIDFDALTDAQSAYLGSWDHGT, from the coding sequence ATGAGTGACGCTTATCCGCCTGTCAGCGAGCACCTCGACGATGTCGAGGCCGCCCGCAAAGAGGGCCGTCGCAAGATGGACTGGGCGCTCCAGCACATGCCCATCCTCCAGGCACTCCGCGAGACGTACAAAGCCGAGAAACCGTTCGCCGGCCAAGTCATCGGCATGGCGATGCACGTCGAGGCGAAGACCGCGAACCTCGTCGAACTGCTCGCCCTCGGCGGCGCAGAAGTCGCCATCACGGGGTGCAATCCGCTCTCGACGCACGACGACGTGAGCGCCGCGCTCGATAACAACGACAACATCACCTCCTACGCCGTCCGCGGCGTTGACAGCGACGAGTACTACGACGCTATCGAGGCTGTCATCGCCCACGCACCCACCATCACCGTCGACGACGGGATGGACATGGTCGCCGCGATTCACGAGAACCATCCGGAACTCATCGATTCCATCATCGGCGGCGCAGAGGAGACGACGACGGGTGTCCACCGCCTGCGGGCGATGGACCGCGACGGGGAACTCAAGTACCCAATCTTCGCCGTCAACGACACGCCGATGAAGCGCCTGTTCGACAACATCCACGGCACGGGCGAATCGAGCCTCGCCACCATCGCCATGACGACGAACCTCTCGTACGCCGGGAAGACCGTCGTCGTCGCCGGCTACGGCTACTGTGGCAAGGGCGTCGCGAAGAAAGCCGCCGGGCAAAACGCGCACGTCGTCGTCACGGAAGTCGACCCACGCCGCGCCCTCGAAGCCCACATGGAAGGCTACGAAGTCATGCCGATGGCAGACGCCGCGGAGGTTGGTGACGTGTTCATCACGACCACCGGCAACCGCGACGTCATCACTGAGAGTCACTTCGAGGTCATGAAAGACGGCGTCCTCCTCGCGAACGCCGGCCACTTCGACGTCGAAATCAATCTCGACCAGCTCGAAGCGATGGCAGCGAACGTCTACGAAGCCCGCGACGGCGTCATGGCCTACGAACTCGAAGATGGCCGCGACCTGAACGTCCTCGCCGAGGGCCGCCTCGTCAACCTCGCGAGTCCAATCGCGCTTGGCCACCCGGTCGAAGTGATGGACCAGAGCTTCGGCGTGCAGGCCGTCGTCGTCGAGGAACTCGTCGAAAATGCAGAGAAATACGACGCCGGCGTCCACGACGTACCGGACGAACTCGACCGCCGCGTCGCAGAAATCAAGCTGGACGCAGAGGGCATCGACTTCGACGCCCTCACCGACGCCCAGTCAGCGTATCTCGGCTCCTGGGACCACGGGACGTAA
- a CDS encoding SWIM zinc finger family protein codes for MAVRQLPDGRYAVDSESGATYVVDLAKHECSCPDYELRNAKCKHQRRVALEITLGRVPPPGKFTTKCAVCGDRLMARRGAPRPFLCPGHKLEPGDRVIDRETGDPLIVYRVTTDRADEVEIPTANTTVAGYPGNHRYDRDDLVVEAVYPRDTLRRSRLRRYSFPYSRLARPATLEAAGDDSPQPAAGATG; via the coding sequence ATGGCCGTCCGACAGCTTCCTGATGGACGCTACGCCGTCGATAGCGAGAGCGGCGCGACCTACGTCGTCGACCTCGCAAAACACGAGTGTTCGTGTCCGGACTACGAACTCAGAAACGCGAAGTGCAAACACCAGCGGCGGGTCGCGCTCGAAATCACCCTCGGGCGCGTCCCGCCGCCGGGCAAGTTCACCACGAAGTGCGCCGTCTGTGGCGACCGACTCATGGCTCGCAGAGGTGCGCCGCGACCGTTCCTCTGTCCCGGGCACAAACTCGAACCCGGCGACCGGGTAATCGACCGCGAGACGGGCGACCCCCTCATCGTTTATCGGGTCACCACGGACCGAGCGGACGAAGTCGAAATCCCCACCGCGAACACGACCGTCGCGGGCTATCCCGGCAACCACCGGTACGACCGCGACGACCTCGTCGTCGAGGCGGTCTACCCACGAGACACGCTGCGACGGTCACGACTCCGCCGCTACTCGTTCCCCTACTCGCGACTCGCGCGACCGGCGACCCTCGAAGCCGCGGGCGACGACTCCCCACAGCCGGCGGCCGGTGCCACCGGTTAA
- the hjc gene encoding Holliday junction resolvase Hjc has protein sequence MANSNSKGNRRERELVNLLDEAGFAVMRAPASGAATTRELPDVLAGNGDVFYAIEAKASSGRPIYLTGEEVEALVYFSQNFGAKPRIAVRFDREDWYFFHPADLYVTDGGNYRVKKETALSEGEDLDELTGKSKKTRLTDIGEDA, from the coding sequence ATGGCAAACTCCAACTCGAAGGGCAACCGCCGCGAGCGGGAACTCGTGAACCTGCTCGACGAAGCCGGGTTCGCGGTCATGCGCGCCCCCGCGAGCGGCGCGGCGACCACGCGAGAACTTCCGGACGTGCTCGCGGGCAACGGCGACGTGTTCTACGCCATCGAGGCGAAGGCGTCCTCCGGGCGGCCCATCTATCTCACGGGCGAAGAAGTCGAAGCTCTCGTCTACTTCTCACAGAATTTCGGCGCGAAACCGCGCATCGCCGTGCGCTTCGACCGCGAAGACTGGTACTTCTTCCACCCCGCAGACCTCTACGTCACCGATGGCGGGAACTACCGCGTGAAAAAGGAGACGGCACTCTCCGAGGGCGAAGACCTGGACGAACTGACCGGAAAATCGAAAAAGACGCGGCTCACCGACATCGGCGAGGACGCTTAA
- a CDS encoding formate/nitrite transporter family protein → MSGDPVVDGGTTEQTSSKTILSRQIDEGLNELRRPREGLFLSALSAGLDIGFGPLLMAVIITMAGDLWSEPLLHIALANAYAVGFIFVVLGRSELFTEHTTLAVLPVLNRDATLAQLGRLWGIVYVGNIVGGIIFAAIAVTAAPSYGIADASAFAEIAVKLTEHSTWGLFTAAVLAGWLMGLLSWLVAAAQETISRVFFVWLVTVTIGLAGLPHSIAGNVEVLAGLFLVPELGFLDYLHFLALATVGNALGGAVFVSLLKYGHVVRGGK, encoded by the coding sequence ATGAGTGGCGACCCAGTGGTCGATGGCGGAACCACCGAACAAACCTCCTCGAAGACGATTCTTTCCCGGCAGATAGACGAGGGACTCAACGAACTCAGGCGACCACGCGAGGGGCTGTTTCTCTCTGCGCTGTCTGCGGGCCTCGACATCGGCTTCGGGCCGCTGCTCATGGCCGTCATCATCACGATGGCTGGCGACCTCTGGAGCGAACCCCTGCTCCATATCGCGCTCGCCAACGCCTACGCCGTCGGCTTCATCTTCGTCGTCCTCGGACGCTCGGAACTGTTCACCGAACACACGACCCTCGCCGTGTTACCCGTGCTCAATCGCGATGCGACGCTCGCCCAACTCGGGCGGCTCTGGGGCATCGTCTACGTCGGGAACATCGTCGGCGGCATCATCTTCGCCGCCATCGCCGTGACCGCAGCGCCCTCCTACGGCATCGCGGACGCCTCTGCGTTCGCAGAAATTGCGGTCAAACTCACGGAACACTCGACGTGGGGGTTGTTCACCGCCGCGGTGCTCGCTGGCTGGCTCATGGGCCTGCTCTCGTGGCTCGTCGCGGCCGCCCAGGAGACCATCAGCCGCGTGTTCTTCGTTTGGCTCGTAACGGTCACTATCGGACTCGCGGGCCTGCCTCACAGCATCGCGGGCAACGTCGAGGTGCTCGCCGGATTGTTCCTCGTGCCGGAACTCGGCTTCCTCGACTACCTGCACTTCCTCGCCCTCGCGACGGTGGGCAACGCGCTCGGTGGGGCGGTGTTCGTCTCGCTGCTCAAGTATGGCCACGTCGTCCGCGGCGGAAAATAG